In Paenibacillus guangzhouensis, a single window of DNA contains:
- a CDS encoding U32 family peptidase → MSQTTLTRADIELLAPAGDWDCMRAAVANGADAIFFGVEKFNARARANNFQMDELPEIMAFLHSYGVKGFLTFNILVFEEELPDAKELIDACIDAGVDAVIVQDLGLVKMIREISPDFPIHGSTQMTITSPEAVEFTKPWDMERVVLGRENNLKQIKMIGDQAKLPMEVFVHGALCVSYSGQCLTSEMWGGRSANRGECAQACRLPYDLMVDGEQKPMGDVAYLLSPKDLAAIDIVPELIEAGVTSFKIEGRLKSPEYVANVVSKYRKAIDQYFAGDRSGPSKEEIRELQQSFSRGFTHGFLEGTNNKKLVEGTFPKSRGVYLGRVEKILRDGVVCKIEAPLKRGDGIVFDAGDPTKKEEGGRVYDVRRQGVKLEGEAAEGWIIDIVPGRNDVNLQKVHVGDRIWKTSDPALDKRLRQTFETEKPYRVFPVHVRVEGRAGEPLRTWWTDVQKGVTVQVDSELLLEEALKRPMDAALLEEQLGRLGGTLFQLEAMDAHLEGAVILPMRELNALRRSAVEQLAGERPKPPVYVKRAVEVYADAKAHAPGTVHSKLTALCRTLEQVQAAAASEVGMIYADFEFIKQFPAAVEAARAAGKQIALVTPRIHMPNENGYHRNILKLQPDAILVRNTGALYFYMRARAEFEAMKNGMNVNAVASGDILHVGTAVGPSNISTGSLADTFAKMEKFPRLIGDFSLNIANHKAADLFVEAGCDLVTPSYDLNIQQMVDLLGRADTSKMEVVIHQHLPMFHTEHCVYCTFMSEGTDYTNCGRPCEEHRASLQDRIGMSHPVRVDEGCRNTVYNAIEQSGAEYIQNFLELGVTHYRVEFLEETADQVHEVIDLYSRALQGKISGTKVWKTLKATNQLGVTRGQLVK, encoded by the coding sequence ATGAGTCAGACAACGCTCACACGGGCGGATATTGAACTGCTCGCACCAGCAGGCGATTGGGATTGTATGCGTGCGGCGGTGGCAAATGGTGCGGACGCGATTTTCTTCGGGGTGGAGAAATTTAATGCGCGTGCGCGGGCGAACAATTTTCAGATGGATGAATTGCCTGAGATTATGGCGTTTTTGCATAGTTATGGGGTTAAAGGGTTCTTAACGTTCAACATTCTCGTCTTCGAGGAAGAGTTGCCGGATGCGAAAGAGTTGATTGACGCGTGTATTGATGCCGGGGTTGACGCGGTGATCGTGCAGGATTTGGGTCTTGTAAAAATGATTCGTGAGATCTCGCCGGACTTCCCGATCCACGGTTCAACGCAAATGACGATTACGTCCCCGGAGGCGGTTGAATTCACGAAGCCTTGGGATATGGAGCGGGTCGTATTAGGCCGCGAGAATAACCTGAAGCAGATTAAAATGATCGGTGATCAAGCGAAGCTTCCAATGGAAGTATTCGTGCATGGGGCACTCTGCGTATCGTATTCAGGGCAATGTCTCACATCCGAGATGTGGGGCGGCCGTTCTGCGAACCGTGGGGAGTGCGCGCAGGCTTGTCGCTTGCCGTATGACTTGATGGTGGATGGCGAACAGAAGCCAATGGGCGATGTGGCGTATTTGCTCTCGCCGAAGGATCTTGCGGCGATCGATATCGTGCCGGAGCTGATTGAAGCGGGCGTGACGTCGTTCAAAATTGAAGGGCGCTTGAAGAGCCCTGAGTATGTTGCGAACGTCGTGAGCAAGTACCGGAAGGCGATTGACCAGTATTTTGCGGGCGATCGTTCAGGGCCGTCGAAGGAAGAAATCCGTGAATTGCAGCAGAGCTTCTCGCGTGGGTTCACGCACGGATTCTTGGAAGGTACAAACAACAAGAAGTTGGTCGAAGGGACGTTCCCGAAATCACGTGGCGTCTACCTTGGTCGTGTCGAGAAGATTCTTCGCGACGGCGTTGTCTGTAAGATCGAAGCGCCACTGAAACGTGGAGACGGGATCGTATTCGACGCCGGAGATCCGACGAAGAAGGAAGAGGGCGGACGCGTCTATGACGTGCGTCGTCAAGGCGTGAAGCTGGAAGGCGAAGCGGCTGAAGGGTGGATCATCGACATCGTGCCTGGTCGAAACGACGTGAACCTGCAGAAGGTGCATGTCGGCGACCGAATCTGGAAGACGAGCGATCCGGCACTCGATAAGCGTCTGCGTCAGACATTCGAGACAGAGAAGCCGTATCGGGTGTTCCCTGTTCACGTCCGCGTCGAGGGCCGCGCAGGCGAGCCGCTGCGTACGTGGTGGACGGACGTCCAGAAGGGCGTGACCGTGCAGGTCGATTCGGAGCTCCTGCTCGAAGAGGCGCTTAAGCGTCCGATGGACGCAGCTTTGCTGGAGGAACAGCTGGGCCGTCTCGGCGGTACGCTGTTCCAGCTGGAGGCGATGGACGCGCACCTAGAGGGCGCGGTCATCTTGCCGATGCGCGAGCTGAACGCGCTGCGCCGCTCTGCGGTGGAGCAGCTCGCTGGCGAGCGCCCGAAGCCGCCCGTATACGTGAAACGGGCGGTAGAGGTGTACGCAGACGCGAAGGCACACGCGCCTGGCACGGTGCATTCCAAGCTGACCGCGTTGTGTCGTACGCTAGAACAAGTGCAGGCAGCGGCTGCGAGTGAAGTCGGCATGATCTATGCGGACTTCGAGTTCATTAAGCAGTTCCCGGCAGCGGTGGAAGCGGCTCGTGCAGCCGGCAAGCAGATTGCTCTTGTGACACCGCGCATCCATATGCCGAACGAGAACGGTTACCATCGCAACATCCTGAAGCTGCAGCCGGATGCGATTCTTGTGCGCAACACGGGTGCACTATACTTCTACATGCGTGCTCGTGCGGAATTTGAAGCGATGAAGAACGGCATGAATGTGAATGCAGTGGCTAGTGGCGATATTCTGCATGTAGGCACTGCGGTTGGCCCATCGAATATCTCGACAGGCAGCCTCGCAGACACGTTCGCGAAGATGGAGAAATTCCCGCGCTTGATCGGTGACTTCTCGCTCAATATCGCGAACCACAAAGCAGCAGATCTATTCGTGGAGGCAGGTTGTGACCTGGTCACGCCTTCCTACGATTTGAATATTCAACAAATGGTCGATCTTCTCGGTCGTGCGGATACATCGAAGATGGAAGTAGTTATCCATCAGCATCTCCCGATGTTCCATACCGAGCACTGCGTGTACTGTACCTTCATGAGTGAAGGCACGGACTACACGAACTGCGGCCGTCCTTGCGAAGAGCATCGTGCTTCCTTGCAGGACCGTATTGGGATGTCTCATCCTGTACGCGTCGACGAAGGCTGCCGCAACACGGTCTACAACGCTATCGAGCAGTCGGGTGCGGAGTACATTCAGAATTTCCTCGAGCTCGGCGTTACGCACTATCGTGTTGAGTTCTTGGAAGAAACGGCAGACCAAGTCCATGAGGTCATCGATCTCTACAGCCGTGCGCTGCAAGGCAAGATCAGCGGTACGAAGGTTTGGAAGACGTTGAAGGCAACGAATCAGCTCGGCGTAACGCGGGGGCAGTTGGTGAAGTAG
- a CDS encoding copper amine oxidase N-terminal domain-containing protein, with amino-acid sequence MGKKLSGWLICLVLAFTMVMPGVAMAGAGDSVELKFKLGSTNATLNGQRISIAKPYTEKGTTMVPLSLITKAFQVEFSFENNKKITITSGDHTIQFVIGSTNATVDGRTVPTGAAPQLVNGVVMVPMRVVTDALAANVKVDADHTIVITANLDGNAGTGAIGGIDSDAGKTMIGDSYYSWSMRYPTGLVKQFQSEADDYVSFTDEKGTYLLAVSVSKVDDKMTDDDLLKQLTNAALSENGLVVDKKTVKSGTTPYAQVISKGEDGVYSAIRGYYANDTYYELYYSDGLAKNYKDLAKHNDLLNSFRPAYDKGNAKLKDLSTVVGGMRKVVNSDYGVTVNVPASWELYPEDLIFGNDDGTAQLTFDISSAASGLKLDAWAGQMDQYFKDVFVPDAWKLLTTEPIKVDGQEGLLKKYQFTTGEDTYVQSEIFLIAGSYKYLIQYDYDAKNKAADSLFGTLVKGIKLNTKELSSNFGFLEDTRAYVDRSLTTVKSSKKNAYSLTIPNYWTRIESEYGASDPGKVQYHFPGGSFEVSVNPSDRTLSEEVEAYKYVYEQQRILYKNYTVTSTDSTTLAGQPAYKIVLDGKEAHYEQYVIVKNGKVYSLLSTVMKANRTDVNEKAIQSVFQSLKWTN; translated from the coding sequence ATGGGGAAAAAGTTAAGCGGTTGGTTAATCTGTCTTGTCTTGGCGTTCACGATGGTCATGCCAGGCGTTGCAATGGCAGGTGCGGGTGACAGTGTAGAATTGAAGTTCAAGCTGGGCAGCACAAACGCAACATTGAATGGTCAGCGAATCAGTATTGCGAAGCCTTATACGGAGAAGGGGACGACGATGGTACCGCTCTCGCTGATTACGAAGGCGTTCCAAGTGGAATTTTCGTTCGAAAATAATAAAAAAATTACGATTACTTCCGGTGACCATACGATTCAATTCGTGATCGGCAGTACAAATGCGACGGTTGATGGACGTACCGTCCCAACCGGGGCAGCACCGCAGTTGGTTAACGGCGTCGTGATGGTGCCGATGCGCGTCGTCACGGATGCGCTCGCTGCGAACGTTAAGGTGGATGCGGATCACACGATTGTCATTACCGCCAATTTGGATGGGAATGCGGGAACCGGGGCGATTGGCGGCATCGATAGCGATGCGGGCAAGACGATGATTGGCGACAGCTACTATTCCTGGTCGATGCGCTATCCGACGGGCCTCGTGAAGCAATTCCAGAGCGAAGCGGATGATTATGTTTCTTTTACTGATGAGAAGGGGACGTATCTGCTGGCTGTATCCGTCTCGAAGGTCGATGACAAGATGACGGATGATGATCTTCTAAAGCAATTGACGAATGCTGCGCTCTCGGAGAACGGCTTGGTCGTTGATAAGAAGACAGTGAAGAGCGGGACAACCCCGTATGCGCAAGTGATCTCCAAAGGTGAGGATGGCGTGTATAGCGCGATCCGGGGATATTACGCGAATGATACATATTATGAGCTGTATTACAGCGATGGCTTAGCGAAGAACTATAAGGATCTGGCGAAGCACAATGATTTGCTCAATTCGTTCCGACCTGCGTATGACAAGGGGAATGCGAAGCTGAAAGATTTGTCTACGGTTGTAGGCGGGATGCGCAAAGTCGTCAATAGCGACTACGGCGTAACGGTGAATGTGCCGGCTTCGTGGGAATTGTATCCGGAGGATTTGATTTTCGGCAATGATGACGGTACTGCGCAATTGACATTCGATATCTCATCGGCTGCATCAGGACTCAAGCTGGATGCGTGGGCAGGCCAGATGGATCAATATTTCAAAGATGTGTTCGTACCGGACGCATGGAAGCTGCTGACGACCGAGCCGATTAAGGTGGATGGGCAAGAGGGCTTGCTGAAGAAATATCAATTCACTACCGGTGAAGATACGTACGTGCAGTCGGAGATTTTCTTGATTGCCGGATCTTACAAGTATCTGATTCAATATGATTATGATGCGAAAAATAAGGCTGCCGACAGTTTGTTCGGTACGTTGGTGAAGGGCATTAAGCTGAATACGAAAGAACTGAGCAGCAACTTTGGCTTCCTCGAGGATACACGGGCTTATGTCGACCGTAGCCTTACGACGGTGAAATCGTCCAAGAAGAATGCATATTCCTTAACAATTCCAAATTATTGGACGCGTATCGAGAGTGAGTACGGTGCATCCGATCCGGGGAAAGTACAGTACCATTTCCCAGGCGGTTCATTCGAAGTATCGGTTAATCCATCGGATCGTACGCTTAGCGAAGAGGTCGAAGCATACAAGTATGTCTACGAGCAGCAACGCATTTTGTATAAGAATTACACGGTAACGAGCACGGACTCGACGACGCTTGCAGGCCAACCGGCTTACAAGATCGTGCTGGACGGCAAAGAGGCGCATTACGAGCAGTACGTCATTGTGAAGAATGGCAAGGTATACTCGCTGCTATCGACGGTCATGAAGGCAAATCGGACGGACGTGAACGAAAAGGCGATTCAGAGTGTGTTCCAGTCGTTGAAGTGGACGAATTAG
- a CDS encoding S1C family serine protease → MMSGMKSGNRARMRRMVCGSAIALMVFSNAAGVLAAGQSSDAQLEAKVVDGQVYVKASSLVSQLGGQGVYDAKSQTYQYKSGNSVPSIVKKLSPSVVAIIGKVSEGGEVDTSDRYNLAHGTGVVLKKDGWIVTNAHVVSGLKNAVVVMSDGKSYTIVKQFVDEVSDIAIIQINAKNLTPAVFAPSTASVEVGESVVALGTPISFSFRNSATVGVISGLNRSVDSIYKLIQTDAAINPGNSGGPLVNMKGEVVGINSLKYSAIGVENMGFSIPTNTVQYIVNQLMQYGKVKRPALGFDMEESWSAIVGLPTNEPLTVTRVDSDAAAKAGVKAGDVLYSINGKQVTTMLDINEMFKGYMPGQTVKLMMQSGGDLVERKLQLTEQS, encoded by the coding sequence ATGATGTCAGGAATGAAGAGCGGGAATCGCGCGCGGATGCGCCGGATGGTATGTGGGAGTGCGATTGCGCTGATGGTATTCAGCAATGCAGCAGGTGTGCTCGCGGCGGGTCAATCTAGCGATGCACAGCTAGAAGCGAAAGTCGTGGATGGACAAGTCTATGTGAAGGCGAGCTCTCTCGTCAGCCAGCTGGGCGGACAGGGCGTCTATGACGCGAAGAGCCAAACCTATCAATATAAATCGGGGAATTCCGTTCCTTCGATTGTGAAGAAGCTATCTCCTTCGGTTGTCGCGATCATTGGTAAAGTATCCGAAGGCGGTGAGGTCGATACATCCGACCGGTATAATCTTGCGCATGGAACAGGTGTGGTGCTGAAGAAGGACGGGTGGATCGTCACGAACGCTCATGTCGTCAGCGGCTTGAAGAATGCCGTGGTTGTGATGTCGGATGGGAAGTCCTATACGATAGTGAAGCAGTTCGTCGATGAGGTTAGCGATATTGCCATCATTCAGATTAACGCGAAAAATCTGACCCCGGCGGTATTCGCTCCATCCACGGCCAGCGTTGAGGTAGGGGAGTCGGTTGTGGCCCTGGGAACGCCGATATCGTTTTCATTCCGGAACTCGGCAACGGTAGGGGTGATCAGTGGCTTAAATCGCAGTGTGGATTCGATCTACAAGCTGATTCAGACAGATGCGGCGATTAACCCGGGGAACAGCGGCGGTCCGCTCGTTAATATGAAGGGTGAGGTCGTCGGGATCAACTCGCTGAAGTATTCCGCTATCGGGGTTGAGAACATGGGCTTCTCCATACCGACGAACACGGTGCAGTATATCGTGAATCAGCTCATGCAATATGGCAAAGTGAAACGTCCAGCGCTTGGGTTCGACATGGAGGAGAGCTGGTCTGCGATTGTCGGTCTGCCGACGAACGAACCGCTTACGGTAACACGCGTCGATTCAGATGCGGCAGCGAAAGCTGGGGTGAAGGCAGGCGATGTGCTTTATTCGATCAATGGCAAACAAGTGACGACCATGCTTGATATCAATGAAATGTTCAAGGGATATATGCCTGGCCAGACCGTGAAGCTGATGATGCAATCCGGCGGCGATCTGGTCGAACGTAAGCTTCAATTAACGGAGCAGAGCTAG
- a CDS encoding helix-turn-helix transcriptional regulator produces MERIEAEFEFLSSLVRGIAAQFGENCEVVLHDLTRPYDSTIVAIENGHVTGRKVGDPGTNLGLELLRGQSDSGNKINYVTQTKDGRILRSTSLYMRNSEGTVIGSLCINYDITDLMMAEKTLQSLTASGLQPEVRESFVSNVSDLLDQLIQEAQEQVGRPVAAMTKEDKMRLIQLLDQKGAFLIKKAGEKICGYLNISKYTLYSYLEESKTSE; encoded by the coding sequence ATGGAACGTATTGAAGCCGAATTTGAATTTCTGTCCTCACTCGTTCGCGGGATTGCCGCCCAATTCGGGGAGAATTGCGAGGTTGTGCTTCATGATCTCACGAGGCCATACGACAGCACCATCGTCGCGATCGAAAATGGTCATGTCACAGGACGCAAGGTCGGTGACCCCGGCACGAACCTCGGCCTTGAGCTGCTGCGCGGACAATCGGACAGCGGTAACAAGATCAATTACGTCACGCAGACGAAGGACGGGCGGATTCTGCGCTCGACGTCGCTCTATATGCGGAATAGCGAAGGCACCGTCATCGGCTCGCTCTGCATCAATTACGACATTACCGATCTGATGATGGCGGAGAAGACATTACAGTCCTTGACGGCAAGCGGACTTCAGCCTGAAGTGCGTGAGAGCTTTGTCTCCAACGTCTCCGATCTACTGGATCAATTGATCCAAGAAGCGCAAGAGCAAGTCGGCAGACCTGTCGCCGCGATGACCAAGGAAGACAAAATGCGGCTCATCCAGCTGCTCGATCAGAAAGGCGCTTTTCTTATTAAAAAGGCGGGCGAAAAGATTTGCGGTTATTTGAATATCTCGAAGTATACGCTGTATAGCTATTTAGAAGAATCGAAAACAAGCGAATAG
- a CDS encoding alanine racemase: MSTHLETPCIVIDAAKVRQNIDRMAQTIQSHGVKLRPHAKTHKMPSVAQSQLEAGSHGITVAKVSEAEVMAAGGITDIFIAYPLVTPSKIARAIELSRSIRLIIAVDSLEGARRLSEQAAAAGTSLEVRLEINTGLRRTGVNPDQAVALGQQIDAFDHLRLTGIFTFRGALIDGAATLDLERAGRDEGEWMVRIATAMRDAGLTIEDVSVGSTPTAAYAAAVPGITEVRPGTYVYQDRMQAAFGVCAINDCAASVLVTVVSRPSPDLLVIDGGSKTFATDVQPGTAPLHLVGFGHVIGTPEAVLERLSEEHGMLRVPADCPWQVGDLIQIIPNHICSTVNLHNQVIWQDQGEWTAMPVLGRGMLE, translated from the coding sequence ATGTCCACACATTTGGAAACCCCTTGTATCGTGATCGATGCAGCCAAAGTACGTCAGAATATCGATCGGATGGCTCAGACCATCCAGTCGCACGGCGTGAAGCTTCGTCCGCATGCCAAGACGCATAAGATGCCCTCTGTCGCACAGTCGCAGCTCGAGGCTGGGTCACACGGTATTACCGTCGCCAAAGTCTCTGAAGCCGAGGTGATGGCGGCTGGTGGCATCACCGACATCTTCATTGCCTACCCCCTCGTGACGCCATCCAAAATTGCACGTGCGATTGAGCTCAGCCGCTCTATCCGTCTCATCATTGCTGTTGATAGCCTCGAGGGCGCACGTCGACTCTCCGAACAAGCTGCAGCGGCAGGAACCTCACTCGAAGTTCGCCTTGAGATCAATACGGGTCTTCGCCGTACCGGCGTGAACCCGGATCAGGCCGTCGCTTTGGGGCAACAAATCGATGCCTTCGACCATCTCCGACTCACCGGCATCTTCACCTTCCGCGGCGCGCTCATCGACGGCGCAGCGACACTCGATCTAGAACGTGCCGGCCGCGATGAAGGTGAATGGATGGTCCGAATCGCGACAGCCATGCGTGATGCTGGGCTGACCATTGAAGATGTGAGCGTCGGTTCTACCCCCACGGCGGCTTACGCGGCGGCGGTACCTGGCATTACGGAAGTTCGTCCTGGTACCTATGTCTATCAAGACCGGATGCAGGCCGCATTTGGTGTATGCGCTATCAACGATTGTGCGGCCAGCGTGCTCGTCACTGTCGTGAGCAGACCCAGCCCCGACCTCCTGGTGATCGACGGCGGCAGCAAGACGTTCGCGACCGATGTCCAGCCGGGTACGGCTCCACTGCATCTCGTCGGCTTCGGCCATGTGATCGGTACACCAGAGGCCGTGCTTGAGCGGCTGAGCGAGGAACATGGCATGCTGCGCGTTCCAGCCGATTGTCCCTGGCAGGTCGGCGATCTGATACAGATCATCCCGAACCATATTTGCAGCACCGTGAATTTGCATAATCAAGTCATTTGGCAGGACCAAGGCGAATGGACAGCGATGCCTGTTCTAGGCCGCGGAATGCTGGAGTAG
- a CDS encoding N-acyl-D-amino-acid deacylase family protein, translated as MLDLMLKNGKIVDGTGNPWIAGDVGIKQGQIVQVGQLQQEAHRTIDVHGQVIAPGFIDGHCHSDLMILDHPYSEIKLQQGVTTEVVGNCGLAPAPFFPETASLLQTYVEPILGKTKWNWPWKTVEQYMETLAKSSPSENIATYVAHGALRIAVMGFANRPATREELDRMKQLLEEGLRAGAIGLSIGLLYAPGSYTSREEIAELCSVLPKYNGLFSTHIRGEGNNLLPSIEEVIWIAEKTGVSLHISHLKAAGRANWGKILEALELIEAARGRGMDVTVDVYPYNAGSTMLTTVLPPWVLEGGIERTLEAFRDPSIRRRVREELGSEQKDWDNLVYSTGWHSVYLSAVHTEANRPLEGKHIEEISELRGQHPVDCVMDLLLEEGGQISIVYFHMSDSDVKEVIRYDKSLIASDSLTCETGKPHPRLYGSFPRIFAKYVREEKTLTLEQAVRKMTSFPVQRFKLGKRGLIVPGYIADLVVFDPATITDTATYQDPRQYPTGISEVIVRGEPTLSHGRHTRAREGAFIPAQHCCHH; from the coding sequence ATGCTCGATCTCATGTTGAAAAACGGCAAAATTGTTGATGGAACTGGAAACCCCTGGATCGCTGGCGATGTAGGGATTAAGCAAGGGCAAATCGTACAGGTTGGACAGCTCCAGCAGGAAGCCCACCGCACGATTGATGTACACGGTCAAGTCATTGCCCCAGGATTTATTGATGGCCACTGCCATTCGGATCTGATGATCCTCGATCATCCTTATAGCGAGATTAAGCTTCAGCAAGGCGTGACGACCGAAGTCGTCGGCAACTGCGGACTAGCGCCGGCCCCCTTCTTCCCGGAGACCGCAAGTCTGCTGCAGACCTACGTCGAGCCCATCCTGGGGAAGACGAAATGGAACTGGCCTTGGAAGACGGTCGAGCAATACATGGAGACACTCGCGAAGTCGAGTCCATCTGAAAATATCGCGACCTACGTAGCCCATGGCGCCCTCCGTATTGCTGTGATGGGTTTCGCGAACCGCCCTGCAACGCGTGAAGAGCTGGACCGAATGAAGCAGCTGCTGGAGGAAGGTCTCCGCGCTGGAGCCATCGGATTATCGATCGGATTGCTCTATGCGCCTGGCAGCTATACCTCTCGCGAAGAAATTGCCGAGTTATGCAGCGTCCTGCCTAAATATAATGGACTGTTTTCAACACATATCCGCGGCGAAGGCAATAATCTGCTTCCTTCCATTGAAGAAGTGATCTGGATTGCGGAGAAGACTGGCGTATCACTGCACATTAGCCATTTGAAAGCAGCAGGCCGTGCCAACTGGGGCAAAATTCTCGAAGCGCTTGAACTCATCGAAGCAGCACGCGGCCGCGGCATGGATGTCACCGTCGATGTGTATCCATATAACGCTGGGTCGACCATGCTAACGACCGTATTGCCGCCATGGGTGCTCGAAGGCGGGATCGAACGAACGCTGGAAGCTTTCCGTGACCCGTCGATTCGGCGTCGCGTACGCGAGGAATTAGGCAGCGAGCAGAAGGATTGGGATAACCTCGTCTATTCAACAGGTTGGCATAGCGTCTATCTTTCGGCGGTGCATACTGAAGCGAACCGTCCGCTGGAAGGCAAGCACATCGAGGAAATTAGTGAGCTTCGCGGACAACATCCGGTCGATTGCGTGATGGATTTGCTGCTGGAGGAAGGCGGACAAATCTCGATCGTCTACTTCCATATGTCCGATAGCGATGTGAAAGAAGTTATTCGCTATGATAAATCGCTGATCGCTTCCGACAGTCTGACCTGTGAGACAGGCAAGCCGCATCCGCGATTGTATGGCTCCTTCCCACGGATCTTCGCTAAGTATGTACGCGAAGAGAAGACATTAACGCTCGAGCAGGCGGTCCGCAAAATGACCTCCTTCCCGGTCCAACGCTTCAAACTGGGCAAGCGCGGTCTCATCGTTCCAGGTTATATCGCGGATCTTGTCGTCTTCGACCCGGCGACCATTACCGACACTGCAACCTACCAGGACCCTCGTCAATATCCGACGGGCATCTCGGAGGTTATCGTTCGCGGTGAGCCGACGCTCTCGCATGGACGTCATACAAGAGCTCGTGAAGGTGCGTTTATACCGGCTCAGCACTGCTGCCATCATTAA
- a CDS encoding RidA family protein, with product MSKIEQRLQELGITLPEVGEPKFAYLPCNQTGNLVYTSGHDCRINGVLMYEGKLGSDLTIEQGQEAARQVIINCLAALRAHLGDLDRVVKVVKMLAFVNSAPGFADQPYVINGASNLLIDVFGESGRHARSAIGTSDLPFHTPVEIEIIVEVRD from the coding sequence ATGTCCAAAATCGAACAACGTCTGCAAGAACTCGGCATTACCTTACCTGAGGTTGGTGAACCGAAATTCGCTTACCTGCCTTGTAATCAAACCGGCAACCTCGTCTATACGTCAGGCCATGACTGCCGCATCAACGGTGTGTTGATGTATGAAGGGAAGCTCGGCAGCGACCTCACGATCGAGCAAGGACAAGAAGCAGCACGTCAAGTGATCATTAACTGCCTCGCTGCATTGCGTGCGCACTTAGGCGACCTCGACCGTGTCGTGAAGGTTGTCAAAATGCTGGCATTCGTCAATAGCGCACCTGGTTTTGCCGATCAGCCCTATGTCATCAACGGCGCATCGAACCTGCTTATTGATGTGTTCGGCGAGAGCGGCCGTCACGCACGTTCCGCGATTGGCACGAGTGATCTGCCTTTCCATACGCCAGTGGAGATTGAGATCATTGTCGAAGTTCGTGATTAA